Proteins from one Arthrobacter sp. Soc17.1.1.1 genomic window:
- the recR gene encoding recombination mediator RecR, with protein sequence MYEGAVQELIDELGRLPGVGPKSAQRLAFHILEADGEDMKRLVTAITTVKERVKFCTICGNVAEQDKCAICRDPRRDPSMICVVEESKDVIAVERTRSFRGRYHVLGGAINPIAGVGPDQLRIRELLSRLSDEQVQEIIIATDPNLEGEATATYLVRMLKTIGIPVTRLASGLPVGGDLEYADEVTLGRAFEGRRAMS encoded by the coding sequence GTGTACGAAGGTGCAGTGCAGGAGCTGATCGACGAGCTCGGACGCCTGCCGGGAGTTGGACCGAAGTCGGCCCAGCGCCTCGCGTTCCACATCCTCGAGGCGGACGGCGAGGACATGAAGCGCCTCGTCACCGCGATCACCACGGTCAAGGAACGCGTGAAGTTCTGCACCATCTGCGGCAATGTCGCGGAACAGGACAAGTGCGCCATCTGCCGCGACCCGCGCCGCGACCCGTCCATGATCTGCGTGGTCGAGGAATCGAAGGACGTGATCGCCGTCGAGCGCACACGCTCGTTCCGCGGCCGGTACCACGTCCTCGGAGGCGCGATCAATCCCATCGCCGGTGTGGGCCCGGACCAGCTGCGCATCCGCGAACTGCTGTCCCGTCTCTCGGACGAGCAGGTCCAGGAGATCATCATCGCCACCGACCCCAACCTCGAGGGTGAGGCGACGGCCACCTACCTGGTGCGCATGCTGAAGACCATCGGCATCCCGGTCACCCGTCTCGCCTCCGGCCTGCCGGTCGGCGGGGACCTCGAATACGCCGACGAGGTCACCCTCGGACGGGCCTTCGAGGGCCGTCGCGCCATGTCCTGA
- the gluQRS gene encoding tRNA glutamyl-Q(34) synthetase GluQRS, which translates to MAGRGAGRFAPSPSGQLHLGNLRTAVVAWLFARSSGRAFLLRVEDLDRVRAGAEAEQLAELAALGILSDGPVVRQSRNAARYDQALGRLQAEGLVYECFCTRRDVAEAASAPHGRPGFYPGTCRGLGEDERERRREQRRPALRLAAGVGSWVIEDLLTGHVTAPVDDFVLRRNDGVIAYNLAVVVDDAAQGIDQVVRGDDLLESAPRQAYLASLLGLPAPTYAHVPLAVSPGGRRLAKRDGAVTLEDLARLGWSPEAVLGVILASLGLPGGSLAAALASFDPARLPRDPWVVDPAVLSAGPFSAPAGPACKPSAPTDKVLP; encoded by the coding sequence GTGGCAGGCAGAGGCGCCGGCCGGTTTGCCCCCAGCCCCTCCGGGCAGCTGCACCTCGGCAATCTCCGCACCGCCGTCGTCGCCTGGCTCTTCGCCCGGTCCTCGGGCAGGGCCTTCCTCCTCCGCGTCGAGGACCTCGACCGCGTGCGGGCCGGTGCAGAGGCGGAGCAGTTGGCCGAACTGGCCGCGCTGGGCATCCTCTCCGACGGGCCCGTGGTGCGTCAGAGCAGGAATGCCGCCCGCTACGACCAGGCCCTGGGCCGGTTGCAGGCGGAGGGCCTGGTGTACGAGTGCTTCTGCACGCGCCGGGACGTGGCCGAGGCCGCGAGTGCCCCGCACGGCCGGCCAGGGTTCTACCCGGGCACCTGCCGCGGGCTCGGCGAGGACGAACGGGAACGACGGCGGGAGCAGCGGCGGCCGGCGCTGCGCCTCGCCGCCGGTGTCGGGAGCTGGGTCATCGAGGACCTGCTGACCGGGCACGTCACCGCCCCGGTGGACGACTTCGTGCTGCGGCGGAACGACGGCGTGATCGCCTACAACCTCGCGGTCGTGGTCGACGACGCCGCCCAGGGGATCGACCAGGTGGTGCGGGGCGACGACCTGCTCGAGTCCGCTCCACGGCAGGCCTACCTCGCCTCGCTGCTCGGCCTGCCGGCGCCCACGTACGCCCACGTGCCCCTGGCCGTCTCGCCCGGAGGCCGCCGCTTGGCAAAACGGGACGGCGCTGTGACACTGGAGGACCTCGCACGGCTGGGCTGGTCACCGGAGGCGGTGCTGGGCGTCATCCTGGCGTCGCTCGGCCTTCCCGGAGGGTCGCTCGCAGCGGCTCTCGCATCGTTCGACCCCGCCCGATTGCCCCGTGATCCGTGGGTCGTGGACCCTGCGGTCCTGTCCGCCGGCCCGTTCTCCGCCCCCGCCGGTCCGGCATGCAAACCGTCAGCACCAACCGATAAGGTTCTTCCGTGA
- a CDS encoding glutathione peroxidase, translating into MSSSDLYEIDLTMNDGTRKSFGEFRGRPVLVVNVASKCGFTPQYAGLEKLYGTYAGEGLVVLGMPCNQFMGQEPGNDGEIAEFCSTTFGVTFPLLSKGDVRGKDQHPLYGELTKFRNGVLPGLVKWNFEKFLVDREGDVVARFAPTVEPDAPEVVAAIEDVLARPAA; encoded by the coding sequence ATGTCCTCGTCCGACCTGTACGAGATCGACCTCACCATGAACGACGGCACGCGCAAGTCCTTCGGCGAGTTCCGCGGCCGGCCCGTCCTGGTGGTGAACGTGGCGTCGAAGTGCGGCTTCACGCCGCAGTACGCGGGGCTCGAGAAGCTCTACGGGACGTACGCCGGGGAGGGCCTGGTGGTGCTCGGCATGCCGTGCAACCAGTTCATGGGCCAGGAGCCGGGGAACGACGGCGAGATCGCCGAGTTCTGCTCCACGACGTTCGGCGTGACGTTCCCGCTGCTGTCCAAGGGCGACGTCCGCGGGAAGGACCAGCACCCGCTGTACGGGGAGCTGACGAAGTTCAGGAACGGCGTCCTGCCCGGTCTGGTGAAGTGGAACTTCGAGAAGTTCCTCGTCGATCGCGAGGGGGACGTCGTCGCGCGTTTCGCCCCCACCGTGGAGCCGGATGCCCCCGAGGTCGTCGCGGCGATCGAGGACGTCCTGGCCCGTCCCGCCGCCTGA
- a CDS encoding DNA polymerase III subunit gamma and tau produces the protein MSTALYRRYRPETFADVIGQEHVTEPLMAAIDKDRINHAYLFSGPRGCGKTTSARILARCLNCAQGPTSTPCGTCDSCVELARNGSGSLDVIEIDAASHGGVDDARDLRERASFAPVRDRFKIFIIDEAHMVTSAGFNALLKIVEEPPEHILFIFATTEPDKVIGTIRSRTHHYPFRLVPPEPLMAYLEQLCRQENVPVAPGVLSLVIRAGGGSVRDSLSVLDQLMAGAGENGLDYELAVSLLGYTHATLLDDVVESVAAGDAATVFNAVDRVIQTGHDPRRFVEDLLERFRDLIVINAVPEGAASILRGVPDDQLNRMRSQANQLGAGELSRAADVTNTALTEMTGATSPRLHLELLCARLLLPAADATVRGTLARVDRIERRLEYAGGTPAAEAAAETPAEEAPKAPARPRLDVPRTAEEAAARWSLPAADPAAPAAAAVPGAHSPAVPGASRADRPGAAPASADSSPDWGGSWGVSTDSAFGEPEPAKAGPAKQPAGGGTVPAGQAPVAPATSPPAGPGSPAERPVSGHADAAAGNAPTVDDAATPAPVPAASSSPQPAAPALGAPQQDDGRARSGEHQPSADRAGTERGPRPDTVGGPSNGAPAREGDAPSWGAPAQPQGGPQVPARPPVQGGPHEPGQSARQQGQPQQETRRPDQGQPVQQGQPGASGASGASGASGGSVEMIRRAWPEIMDEVARIKRATWLIVNVSAKPRSFEGNQLVLAFANQGNAIGFQRGPHVDNVKQAIHTVLGLTCSIEAVHDAGGAGESGPKVPASQSAPGSNPGLGTPAPSTGRSGADSVRAGAVGPTAHGPAAPPPWPATAAVAGAEAQPPAAGRPVATPSAPQSVTPSVPAAGTPSGDALPARDQIQPPSASTRNGSHPARPVVRAAEPGRTAERPGGTPANAPQSRQGGTGTRPGTRGPGRAAASTDGPGSESVSAWDPSMSDDSWALVEPPEDAFDPGNDWGQVPEDPYERPSREPQAAATRPAPAPSPARSGVPAEPASVPAPPRAPRATPAAQGAAPAPSRSVVWSPPAATPPASSAPSSPVSPVSPRGLAGAGARGPVPDRSPEPAASTDPPRSAGAAGAAGASAGTATAPTRPVGPSGSVGTAVPDRPAPAGAIRQKPISRYQQLLDEAERKRAEEAAAARGAVDRRFVVDEPSADDETIEESGLVGRTAIERILNGRLIEERSIDGQ, from the coding sequence GTGAGTACAGCCCTCTACCGCCGCTACCGTCCCGAGACCTTCGCGGACGTCATCGGCCAGGAGCATGTCACCGAACCGCTGATGGCGGCCATCGACAAGGACCGCATCAACCACGCGTACCTCTTCTCCGGGCCCCGCGGGTGTGGCAAGACCACCTCCGCCCGCATCCTCGCCCGTTGCCTCAACTGCGCCCAGGGCCCCACCTCCACCCCGTGCGGCACCTGCGACAGCTGCGTCGAACTGGCCCGCAACGGGTCCGGCAGCCTGGACGTCATCGAGATCGACGCCGCCAGCCACGGCGGTGTGGACGACGCCCGTGACCTCCGCGAGCGCGCCAGTTTCGCACCCGTGCGCGACCGCTTCAAGATCTTCATCATCGACGAGGCCCACATGGTCACGTCGGCGGGCTTCAACGCACTCCTGAAGATCGTCGAGGAGCCGCCGGAGCACATCCTGTTCATCTTCGCGACCACGGAGCCGGACAAGGTGATCGGCACCATCCGCTCCCGCACGCATCACTACCCGTTCCGCCTCGTCCCGCCCGAGCCCCTCATGGCCTACCTCGAGCAGCTCTGCCGGCAGGAGAACGTGCCGGTGGCGCCCGGCGTGCTCTCGCTCGTCATCCGCGCCGGCGGCGGCTCGGTGCGCGACTCCCTCTCCGTGCTCGATCAGCTCATGGCCGGTGCGGGCGAGAACGGGCTCGACTACGAGCTCGCGGTCTCGCTCCTGGGCTACACGCATGCCACGCTGCTCGACGACGTCGTGGAGTCCGTCGCCGCCGGGGACGCCGCCACGGTGTTCAACGCCGTGGACCGCGTGATCCAGACGGGACACGACCCACGCCGTTTCGTCGAGGACCTGCTGGAGCGCTTCCGCGACCTGATCGTCATCAACGCCGTCCCCGAGGGTGCTGCGTCGATCCTCCGCGGCGTCCCGGACGACCAGCTGAACCGCATGCGCTCGCAGGCCAATCAGCTGGGCGCGGGCGAACTCTCCCGCGCGGCCGATGTCACCAACACGGCCCTGACCGAGATGACCGGTGCCACCTCGCCGCGCCTACACCTCGAACTGCTCTGCGCCCGGCTGCTGCTCCCGGCCGCCGACGCCACGGTCCGCGGCACCCTGGCGCGGGTGGACCGCATCGAGCGACGCCTCGAATATGCCGGCGGCACCCCCGCTGCGGAGGCTGCAGCGGAGACCCCCGCCGAGGAGGCACCGAAGGCACCGGCCCGCCCCCGGCTCGATGTCCCCCGGACGGCCGAGGAGGCCGCGGCCCGCTGGTCGCTGCCCGCCGCCGACCCGGCCGCTCCCGCCGCTGCCGCTGTGCCGGGCGCGCACTCCCCCGCCGTCCCCGGGGCGTCCCGCGCCGACCGGCCGGGCGCAGCGCCTGCATCGGCCGACTCGTCCCCCGACTGGGGAGGCAGCTGGGGCGTCTCCACGGATTCGGCCTTCGGCGAGCCCGAGCCGGCGAAGGCCGGACCGGCGAAGCAGCCCGCAGGGGGCGGAACGGTTCCCGCCGGTCAGGCGCCCGTGGCACCGGCCACGTCGCCTCCGGCCGGCCCCGGGTCACCGGCGGAACGGCCGGTGAGCGGTCACGCTGACGCCGCGGCCGGCAATGCTCCCACCGTGGACGATGCAGCGACGCCTGCTCCGGTCCCCGCTGCGTCGTCCTCCCCGCAGCCGGCCGCGCCGGCCCTCGGTGCGCCGCAGCAGGACGACGGACGTGCCCGATCCGGCGAGCACCAGCCGTCGGCCGATCGGGCCGGGACCGAACGGGGTCCGCGTCCCGACACCGTGGGAGGCCCGTCGAACGGGGCCCCCGCTCGCGAGGGGGACGCGCCGTCCTGGGGTGCGCCAGCCCAGCCGCAGGGCGGACCGCAGGTGCCTGCCCGGCCACCGGTCCAGGGCGGACCGCACGAGCCTGGCCAGAGCGCCCGGCAGCAGGGGCAGCCTCAGCAGGAGACCCGCCGCCCGGACCAGGGCCAGCCCGTCCAGCAGGGCCAGCCCGGTGCCTCCGGTGCCTCCGGCGCCTCCGGCGCGTCCGGTGGCAGCGTCGAGATGATCCGCCGGGCATGGCCTGAGATCATGGACGAGGTCGCCCGGATCAAGCGGGCCACGTGGCTGATCGTCAACGTCTCCGCGAAGCCGCGCTCCTTCGAGGGGAACCAGTTGGTGCTGGCCTTCGCCAACCAGGGCAACGCCATCGGGTTCCAGCGCGGCCCCCACGTGGACAACGTGAAGCAGGCCATCCACACGGTCCTTGGGCTCACGTGCTCCATCGAGGCGGTCCACGACGCCGGCGGGGCGGGTGAGTCGGGCCCAAAAGTACCGGCCAGTCAGTCGGCCCCGGGCAGTAACCCGGGCCTCGGCACTCCCGCGCCGTCGACCGGTCGCAGTGGCGCTGACAGTGTCCGCGCCGGTGCGGTGGGCCCTACGGCCCACGGACCCGCCGCTCCCCCGCCATGGCCCGCCACAGCGGCCGTGGCCGGCGCCGAAGCGCAGCCTCCTGCCGCTGGGCGGCCGGTGGCGACGCCCTCGGCGCCACAGTCGGTGACGCCCTCGGTGCCGGCAGCGGGGACCCCTTCCGGGGATGCACTGCCCGCCCGTGACCAGATTCAGCCACCCTCCGCGTCGACCCGCAACGGCAGCCACCCGGCCCGCCCCGTGGTCCGGGCCGCCGAGCCGGGCCGCACCGCGGAGCGGCCGGGCGGCACTCCGGCGAACGCCCCGCAGAGCAGGCAGGGCGGCACAGGTACCCGCCCCGGGACCCGCGGACCGGGTCGGGCCGCCGCGTCCACCGACGGTCCGGGATCGGAGTCCGTCAGCGCGTGGGACCCCTCGATGTCGGACGACTCATGGGCGCTCGTCGAGCCCCCCGAGGACGCCTTCGATCCCGGGAACGACTGGGGGCAGGTGCCGGAGGACCCCTACGAGCGACCCTCCCGGGAACCGCAGGCAGCGGCAACGCGTCCTGCCCCCGCTCCCTCGCCGGCACGCAGCGGCGTTCCGGCTGAACCGGCGTCGGTGCCCGCACCGCCCAGGGCACCAAGAGCCACCCCTGCGGCACAGGGTGCCGCACCGGCCCCGTCCCGGTCGGTGGTCTGGAGTCCTCCCGCAGCCACGCCGCCCGCGTCCTCGGCCCCGTCGTCACCCGTGTCGCCCGTGTCACCCCGCGGCCTGGCAGGCGCGGGCGCACGCGGGCCCGTGCCGGACCGGTCACCGGAGCCCGCTGCCTCCACCGATCCCCCGCGGTCCGCAGGAGCCGCAGGAGCCGCAGGAGCCTCGGCCGGCACCGCCACCGCGCCCACCCGTCCCGTCGGCCCCTCCGGATCGGTCGGAACCGCTGTCCCCGATCGTCCGGCTCCCGCCGGAGCCATCCGGCAGAAGCCGATCAGCCGCTATCAGCAGCTCCTCGACGAGGCCGAGCGGAAGCGGGCCGAGGAGGCCGCGGCCGCCCGCGGTGCCGTGGACAGGCGCTTCGTCGTGGACGAGCCCAGCGCGGACGACGAGACCATCGAGGAGTCCGGACTCGTGGGCCGCACGGCGATCGAACGCATCCTCAACGGTCGGCTCATCGAAGAACGCAGCATCGACGGTCAGTGA
- a CDS encoding ABC transporter permease has translation MSTVTEPSPPQPVRSSARLPFRSAVMTVFSLEMRQRLRGRGWYWMLAIWFVVIAFIFVLGTAFLGATGNEGGILFDLVVGFVLLFGLLVAPGLSANAVNGDRAGGTLAILQVTLLTPGQLLLGKWLASWVGSLAFLVLSSPFIFWALALGGVDAAEALVSLVMLAVELGVVCAVGVGVSALANRPLFSIVSTYMLVALLTVGTVIVFGLSTTLVMEERTVRSSYYTYPESSLDSTGIPDEGAEAVCQTQTYTADLPDTQYITWLLAANPLVVVADAVPYTLPAADIAPVPGGMAGGYYTPGVMETVSQGVRSAQAGPDLEITCEESMGGRQPLPQGVPIWPLGLGLQLLLAGGLLLVGRRRLTMPARRLAQGTRIA, from the coding sequence ATGAGCACTGTGACCGAACCCTCGCCGCCCCAGCCCGTCCGGTCCTCCGCGAGGCTGCCCTTCCGGTCCGCCGTCATGACCGTGTTCTCGCTCGAGATGCGCCAGCGCCTGCGGGGCAGGGGCTGGTACTGGATGCTCGCCATCTGGTTCGTCGTGATCGCCTTCATCTTCGTGCTCGGGACGGCGTTCCTCGGGGCGACCGGCAACGAGGGCGGGATCCTCTTCGATCTGGTGGTCGGCTTCGTGCTGCTGTTCGGCCTCCTCGTCGCCCCGGGGCTGTCCGCGAACGCCGTGAACGGCGACCGGGCCGGTGGTACCCTCGCCATCCTCCAGGTGACCCTCCTGACCCCGGGGCAGCTGCTGCTGGGCAAATGGCTCGCCTCCTGGGTGGGATCACTCGCGTTCCTCGTCCTCAGCAGCCCCTTCATCTTCTGGGCCCTGGCGCTGGGAGGGGTGGACGCCGCGGAGGCGCTGGTCTCGCTCGTCATGCTCGCGGTGGAGCTCGGCGTCGTGTGCGCCGTCGGTGTGGGCGTCTCGGCGCTGGCCAACCGGCCCCTGTTCTCGATCGTCAGCACCTACATGCTCGTGGCGCTGCTGACGGTCGGCACCGTGATCGTCTTCGGGTTGAGCACCACGCTCGTCATGGAGGAACGCACCGTGCGGTCCTCGTACTACACCTACCCGGAGAGCAGCCTCGACAGCACGGGCATCCCGGATGAGGGCGCCGAGGCGGTGTGCCAGACCCAGACCTACACCGCCGACCTCCCTGACACGCAGTACATCACGTGGCTGCTCGCGGCGAACCCGTTAGTGGTGGTCGCCGACGCCGTGCCGTACACCCTTCCCGCAGCGGACATCGCCCCTGTGCCCGGCGGGATGGCGGGTGGCTACTATACGCCGGGCGTCATGGAGACGGTCAGCCAGGGGGTGCGCTCGGCCCAGGCGGGGCCGGACCTGGAGATCACCTGCGAGGAGTCGATGGGCGGACGCCAGCCGCTGCCGCAGGGGGTGCCGATCTGGCCGCTGGGCCTCGGACTCCAGCTCCTGCTGGCCGGAGGGCTCCTGCTCGTCGGCCGCCGGAGGCTGACCATGCCCGCCCGGCGCCTGGCGCAGGGGACACGCATCGCGTGA
- a CDS encoding oxygenase MpaB family protein, whose protein sequence is MGIIDTWKLQLRTTFTDGDPTIPQWQFEFEKGDDAGYFPVGSAVWTVHSSITPTVAGIRALLLQALHPGAMAGVHAHSSFREEPLGRLANTIRWIFTVTYGSKVAAQEGSAFVQHLHTRVKGTYTDSRGTERPYSAADPDLVRWVHLAFTDAFVAAHAAYGGPIPGGADRYVEEWAHAGHLMGLEDPPRSVAELRAQLAAFDGELTNSDQVQEALTYVRRPPLPRSQRLGYQILFAGAVATLEPRHRELLGLRVPSLGPIPLPVRTAVRLVLGVIRLGLGPEGPAEAAAKKRIRRVTGTTDPSVA, encoded by the coding sequence ATGGGAATCATCGACACGTGGAAGCTGCAGCTCAGAACCACTTTCACGGACGGTGACCCGACCATCCCGCAGTGGCAGTTCGAGTTCGAGAAGGGCGACGATGCGGGCTACTTCCCCGTCGGGTCCGCGGTCTGGACGGTGCACAGTTCCATCACCCCGACGGTGGCCGGCATCAGGGCCCTGCTGCTGCAGGCACTCCACCCCGGTGCCATGGCAGGTGTCCACGCGCACTCCAGCTTCCGCGAGGAGCCGCTCGGTCGGCTCGCGAACACCATCCGGTGGATCTTCACCGTCACGTACGGCTCGAAGGTCGCCGCACAGGAGGGGTCGGCGTTCGTGCAGCACCTCCACACGCGCGTCAAGGGCACGTACACCGACAGCCGCGGGACCGAGCGCCCCTATTCCGCAGCCGATCCCGACCTCGTGCGCTGGGTGCATCTCGCGTTCACGGATGCCTTCGTGGCCGCCCACGCCGCGTACGGCGGCCCGATCCCGGGCGGCGCGGACCGGTACGTGGAGGAGTGGGCGCACGCGGGGCACCTGATGGGCCTCGAGGACCCCCCGCGGTCCGTGGCCGAGCTCCGGGCACAGCTCGCGGCGTTCGACGGCGAACTCACGAACAGCGACCAGGTGCAGGAGGCGCTCACCTACGTCCGCCGTCCACCGCTCCCGCGCTCCCAGCGCCTCGGGTACCAGATCCTGTTCGCGGGGGCGGTGGCCACCCTCGAGCCGAGGCACCGCGAGCTGCTGGGGCTCCGGGTGCCGTCCCTCGGGCCGATCCCCCTGCCCGTCCGCACGGCGGTCCGGCTCGTCCTCGGCGTGATCCGGCTGGGACTCGGCCCCGAGGGCCCGGCAGAGGCTGCGGCGAAGAAGCGCATCCGGCGGGTGACGGGGACCACGGACCCATCGGTGGCTTAA
- a CDS encoding ribokinase has product MSRPGIVVVGSINADLVVTLERHPRPGETVLGRSLTVLPGGKGANQAVAAARLGADVLMVGAVGSDAYADTALSALAAAGVDLGSLTRTDGGTGVAVVEVSDDGENTIVVLPGANGEMTPRIVAASAAVIGAAAVVVVQGEVPAAATEAAVRATSGRVIVNLAPVVAVDPEVLLRADPLVVNEHEGALVLAQLGAGEASGHTAVVEALLGCGFASVVMTLGAAGALVSDGGPVRAVPAPRVTPVDTTGAGDAFVGALAARLGAGDPLEDAVRFAVRVGSYAVQYAGAQPSYPSPDDVLPGEDQGADA; this is encoded by the coding sequence ATGAGCAGGCCGGGCATCGTCGTCGTCGGATCCATCAACGCGGACCTCGTGGTCACCCTCGAACGGCACCCGCGACCGGGCGAGACCGTGCTGGGACGCTCCCTGACGGTGCTGCCCGGCGGCAAGGGCGCCAACCAGGCGGTCGCCGCGGCACGCCTGGGCGCCGACGTCCTCATGGTCGGCGCCGTCGGATCCGACGCCTACGCGGACACCGCGCTCTCGGCCCTCGCCGCGGCGGGTGTCGACCTGGGCTCCCTCACACGGACGGACGGTGGCACCGGCGTGGCCGTCGTCGAGGTGTCCGACGACGGCGAGAACACCATCGTGGTGCTGCCCGGCGCCAACGGGGAGATGACGCCCCGGATCGTGGCGGCGTCGGCCGCCGTCATCGGCGCGGCGGCCGTCGTCGTCGTCCAGGGCGAGGTGCCCGCCGCTGCGACCGAGGCGGCCGTGCGCGCCACGTCCGGCCGCGTGATCGTGAACCTCGCACCGGTCGTCGCGGTCGACCCGGAGGTGCTCCTGCGCGCCGATCCGCTGGTCGTCAACGAGCACGAGGGCGCCCTGGTGCTCGCCCAGCTGGGCGCCGGGGAGGCATCGGGCCACACGGCCGTCGTCGAGGCGCTCCTCGGGTGCGGCTTCGCGTCGGTGGTGATGACGCTCGGCGCAGCCGGCGCGCTGGTGTCCGACGGCGGCCCCGTCCGGGCCGTGCCCGCACCCCGGGTCACCCCCGTCGACACCACCGGTGCGGGCGACGCCTTCGTCGGGGCGCTCGCCGCGCGGCTCGGAGCCGGGGACCCGCTCGAGGACGCCGTCCGGTTCGCCGTACGGGTGGGCTCCTACGCCGTCCAGTACGCGGGAGCGCAGCCCTCCTACCCGTCGCCGGACGACGTGCTCCCCGGCGAGGACCAGGGTGCCGACGCCTGA
- a CDS encoding LytR C-terminal domain-containing protein — protein MTEQESSRRQREQDSPRQQRAQAKRDPTEWHGHRIVTETDLGAVFEDDDAARRRRSSMRRIRHGVVLVLLVGLVAAGVVVALGLARGDITLGSSDVVPEPISTCPAGPFDYQDPSAITVNVYNSTTIDGLAGTAADQLRGRAFAVREIGNREGVSVARAAVVVSGEGGRANAFTLQRTLPDSIYVPDEREDRTVDVILGSSYSGLVPPELVDITPAGLSCAPEEGATPTPAPTPAPTAP, from the coding sequence ATGACTGAGCAGGAATCGTCGCGGCGTCAGCGGGAGCAGGACTCGCCCCGCCAGCAGCGCGCACAGGCGAAGCGCGATCCGACCGAGTGGCACGGCCACCGCATCGTCACCGAGACCGACCTCGGGGCGGTCTTCGAGGACGACGACGCCGCACGCCGGCGGCGCTCGTCGATGCGCCGGATCCGGCACGGTGTGGTCCTGGTGCTGCTGGTCGGGCTGGTGGCGGCAGGTGTGGTCGTCGCCCTCGGCCTGGCGCGCGGCGACATCACCCTCGGCTCCTCCGACGTCGTCCCCGAGCCCATCTCCACCTGCCCTGCCGGTCCGTTCGACTACCAGGACCCGAGCGCGATCACCGTCAACGTCTACAACAGCACGACCATCGACGGGCTCGCCGGTACCGCAGCCGATCAGCTCCGGGGGCGTGCCTTCGCGGTGCGGGAGATCGGCAACCGCGAGGGCGTCTCCGTGGCCAGGGCCGCGGTCGTCGTCTCGGGCGAGGGCGGGCGGGCCAACGCGTTCACGCTGCAGCGCACCCTCCCGGACTCCATCTACGTGCCCGACGAGCGCGAGGACAGGACGGTCGACGTCATCCTGGGCTCCTCCTACTCCGGGCTCGTGCCGCCCGAACTCGTGGACATCACGCCGGCGGGACTCAGCTGCGCGCCCGAGGAGGGCGCGACCCCCACCCCGGCACCCACCCCGGCACCCACTGCGCCCTAG
- a CDS encoding DUF6328 family protein — translation MSTAADQPEPGADRGGAHGRGSAGAAGDVVGGPDTDPATDDDGRGESSNQRLDRNWQEMLQELRVMQTGIQILTGFLLTLPFQSRFDELDDTQVLVYLCLVCLSALITALVLSSVNLHRVLFGLRVKATLVQHTAVIIRATIALVGLVLAGTAWLIFDLVVGRTAGLVVAGSILLVVLLLWVVYPFALRRRAVRNRAAP, via the coding sequence GTGAGCACCGCGGCGGACCAGCCCGAGCCAGGCGCGGACCGCGGTGGTGCGCACGGCAGGGGAAGCGCCGGCGCGGCGGGCGACGTCGTGGGTGGCCCCGACACGGACCCGGCGACGGACGACGACGGGCGCGGCGAGAGCAGCAACCAGCGGCTCGACCGGAACTGGCAGGAGATGCTGCAGGAACTGCGGGTCATGCAGACCGGCATCCAGATCCTCACCGGATTCCTGCTGACCCTGCCCTTCCAGAGCCGGTTCGACGAGCTCGACGACACGCAGGTGCTGGTCTACCTGTGCCTGGTCTGCCTGTCGGCGCTGATCACGGCCCTGGTGCTGTCCTCCGTCAACCTGCATCGCGTCCTCTTCGGCCTGCGCGTGAAGGCGACGCTCGTGCAGCACACAGCGGTGATCATCCGCGCGACGATCGCACTCGTGGGCCTCGTCCTCGCGGGCACGGCCTGGCTGATCTTCGACCTCGTGGTCGGCCGGACCGCGGGCCTCGTCGTCGCGGGATCGATCCTGCTCGTGGTGCTCCTGCTGTGGGTCGTCTACCCGTTCGCCCTCCGGCGTCGGGCCGTGCGGAACCGCGCCGCTCCCTGA
- a CDS encoding type II toxin-antitoxin system VapB family antitoxin, whose protein sequence is MIFKAVSDGRPYPDHGHVTPRDWAEVPPRQVRLDELVTTKTTLDLEALLAEDSTFFGDLFPHVVVWNDVMYLEDGLHRAVRTALHQRSILHARVLVLDD, encoded by the coding sequence GTGATCTTCAAAGCAGTGAGCGACGGACGCCCCTACCCGGACCACGGGCACGTGACCCCCCGGGACTGGGCGGAAGTACCTCCCCGGCAGGTGCGACTCGACGAACTGGTGACCACCAAGACCACCCTCGACCTCGAGGCGCTCCTCGCCGAGGACTCGACGTTCTTCGGCGATCTCTTCCCGCACGTCGTGGTCTGGAACGACGTCATGTACCTCGAGGACGGCCTGCACCGCGCGGTCCGGACCGCACTGCACCAGCGGAGCATCCTGCACGCGAGAGTCCTCGTGCTCGATGACTGA